One genomic window of Paraburkholderia phytofirmans PsJN includes the following:
- a CDS encoding glutathione S-transferase family protein: MANTTLTISSKNYSSWSLRGWLLTKFSGLPFEEIVMPIDDPAARAELLLLSPSILVPCLVHDGIKVWDTLAIAEYLNELKPDAKLLPEDIRARAHCRSICGEMHSGFGSLRSALPMNLKAHFPGFKVWARAQSDIDRIVTIWGDCLKQYGGPFLFGERTAADAMYAPVVTRFVTYDVKLDPEIVEYGQRIMALPEMQEWIADAQQEVEEIDELDVEF, translated from the coding sequence ATGGCGAATACCACGCTCACCATCAGCAGCAAGAACTATTCGTCGTGGTCGTTGCGCGGCTGGCTGCTGACCAAGTTCAGCGGTTTGCCTTTTGAAGAGATCGTGATGCCGATCGACGATCCCGCGGCACGCGCCGAACTCCTGCTGCTGTCGCCGTCGATCCTGGTGCCGTGCCTCGTGCACGACGGCATCAAGGTCTGGGACACGCTGGCGATCGCGGAATATCTGAATGAATTGAAACCGGACGCGAAGCTGCTGCCCGAAGATATTCGCGCTCGCGCGCATTGCCGCTCGATCTGCGGCGAGATGCATTCAGGGTTCGGCTCGCTGCGCTCGGCTCTGCCGATGAACCTCAAAGCGCACTTTCCGGGCTTCAAGGTGTGGGCGCGTGCGCAGTCGGATATCGATCGGATCGTGACGATCTGGGGCGATTGTCTGAAGCAGTACGGCGGGCCGTTTCTGTTCGGCGAGCGCACTGCGGCGGACGCGATGTACGCGCCTGTAGTGACGCGTTTCGTGACCTACGACGTCAAACTCGATCCGGAGATCGTCGAATACGGACAGCGGATCATGGCGCTGCCCGAGATGCAGGAGTGGATCGCCGACGCGCAACAGGAGGTGGAGGAGATCGACGAGCTGGACGTCGAGTTCTGA